One region of Demequina sp. TMPB413 genomic DNA includes:
- a CDS encoding YajQ family cyclic di-GMP-binding protein has protein sequence MAGDSSFDVVSKVDLQEVDNALNQAHKEIAQRYDFRGVDASIKMSGETVMMEANSEERVKAVLDVFIAKLAKRGVSLKSLDYGEPQASGKLYRLGATIKEGLSQETAKKLTKLVRDEGPKGVKALIQGDELRITSKSRDDLQATMALLKGADVDADLQFTNYR, from the coding sequence ATGGCTGGCGACAGCAGTTTTGACGTGGTGAGCAAGGTCGACCTTCAAGAGGTCGACAACGCGCTCAATCAGGCCCACAAGGAAATCGCTCAGCGTTACGACTTCCGCGGCGTCGACGCTTCGATCAAGATGTCGGGCGAAACGGTCATGATGGAGGCCAACTCAGAGGAGCGCGTGAAGGCCGTTCTCGACGTGTTCATCGCCAAACTTGCCAAGCGTGGTGTGAGCCTCAAGTCGCTCGACTATGGCGAGCCTCAGGCCTCCGGCAAGCTCTATCGCTTGGGCGCCACCATCAAGGAGGGCCTGTCGCAAGAGACTGCGAAGAAGCTCACCAAACTGGTACGCGACGAGGGACCCAAGGGTGTCAAGGCCCTGATCCAGGGCGACGAGTTGCGCATCACCTCAAAGAGCCGTGACGACCTCCAGGCGACGATGGCGCTGCTCAAGGGCGCCGACGTGGATGCGGACCTGCAGTTCACCAACTACCGGTAG
- a CDS encoding YwiC-like family protein produces MTATSRAGGRKRSSVRRWIPPQHGVWAMLLLPYLAGLQFGAVWLHVPLLVVWLAGWLASYYALLALKTLRVRAVWRQVAVYGAVSAVAALPLFVVRPELLWFSPVFAVLLVVNAVSTLVGQERATGNGLASVSMASLMAMIAPSTAGLDWTLGISVAIACWLYLAGTVFYVKTMIRERGSTLHYAFSVAFHVIALVGAIVLNLWLALPFGWFLVRAMALPRRRLKVPVVGAIEVAGSAVLLGFLLALF; encoded by the coding sequence GTGACCGCTACGTCACGTGCGGGCGGGCGCAAGCGCTCGTCCGTGCGGCGATGGATCCCACCGCAACACGGCGTGTGGGCAATGCTCCTGCTGCCGTACCTCGCGGGGCTGCAGTTTGGCGCCGTGTGGCTCCACGTGCCGTTGCTGGTGGTGTGGCTCGCGGGCTGGCTCGCGTCCTATTACGCGCTGCTCGCGCTCAAGACGCTGCGGGTGCGCGCCGTGTGGAGGCAGGTGGCGGTGTACGGCGCGGTGAGTGCCGTCGCGGCTCTGCCTCTCTTTGTGGTGCGGCCTGAACTGCTGTGGTTCTCCCCTGTGTTTGCCGTCCTGCTCGTGGTGAACGCGGTGTCCACCCTGGTGGGCCAGGAGCGCGCCACAGGAAATGGTCTCGCCTCGGTGAGCATGGCATCGCTCATGGCGATGATCGCGCCCTCGACAGCGGGGCTCGACTGGACGCTCGGCATTTCGGTGGCCATCGCGTGCTGGCTCTACCTGGCAGGCACCGTGTTCTACGTCAAGACGATGATCCGCGAGCGCGGCAGCACGCTCCACTACGCGTTCTCCGTGGCGTTCCACGTGATCGCCCTGGTGGGCGCGATCGTGCTGAACCTGTGGCTCGCGCTGCCGTTCGGATGGTTCCTGGTGCGCGCCATGGCCCTTCCGCGTCGCCGCCTCAAGGTGCCCGTCGTCGGCGCAATCGAGGTCGCTGGCTCTGCCGTGCTGCTCGGGTTCTTGCTGGCCCTGTTCTAA
- a CDS encoding winged helix-turn-helix domain-containing protein: protein MTTVVSAAQARRVFLNAQGLARKRPSRAVRDRDFAAYLHTQGVLQLDTVNVLARAHYLPLYSRLGPYPLARAEAFLWGDADGHSAHAFEHWGHEASVMPRELLPALHHRMEEGTSWQVRAHDRLEAERPGLIDGVRALVEERGPLVGADVEHLAPREGRKGPWWDTSHSKDALDYLFITGKVAASRGRHFARTYDSTERAWGLPPADAADAGSSHPWGLSPADARQQLFDRALAACGIGTVADLCDHFRLPLRPGSRYPDAAGGEAWAASAVERGLAAWVNVEGWKDPALMAVGGPVESAPWHRAAMDPGRATGAALLSPFDPVCWFRPRLLRMFGMEYTIEIYTPAHKRVYGYYCLPFLLGDQMVARVDLKADRHASVLQVKAAWRERGTVPGARRRRDDEVATALVAELETMRGWLGLEAIAVESQGDLAPVLTQSLAL from the coding sequence GTGACCACCGTCGTGAGTGCCGCCCAAGCACGCCGCGTGTTCCTCAACGCCCAGGGGCTCGCCCGCAAGCGTCCCTCACGCGCCGTACGGGACCGCGACTTCGCCGCCTACCTCCACACTCAGGGCGTGCTGCAACTCGACACAGTCAACGTGCTTGCCCGTGCGCACTACCTGCCCTTGTACTCACGGTTGGGGCCGTACCCCTTAGCGCGGGCGGAGGCGTTCCTGTGGGGCGATGCGGACGGGCACTCCGCGCACGCCTTCGAGCACTGGGGCCACGAGGCTTCCGTCATGCCGCGCGAACTGCTCCCCGCGCTGCACCACCGCATGGAGGAGGGCACCTCGTGGCAGGTCAGGGCCCATGACCGCCTCGAGGCCGAACGCCCAGGCCTCATCGATGGCGTCAGGGCGCTCGTGGAGGAGCGGGGGCCGCTCGTGGGCGCCGACGTGGAGCACCTCGCCCCCCGCGAAGGCCGCAAGGGCCCCTGGTGGGACACCAGTCACAGCAAGGACGCTCTCGACTACCTGTTCATCACCGGCAAGGTCGCGGCGTCGCGGGGCAGGCACTTTGCCAGGACCTACGATTCGACGGAGCGAGCGTGGGGCCTTCCCCCGGCCGACGCTGCCGACGCCGGGAGCTCGCATCCCTGGGGCCTCTCCCCGGCCGACGCTCGACAACAGCTCTTTGACCGAGCGCTCGCAGCGTGCGGCATCGGCACCGTCGCCGACCTGTGCGACCACTTCCGCCTTCCGTTGCGGCCCGGGTCGCGCTATCCGGACGCCGCGGGCGGCGAGGCCTGGGCAGCGTCGGCGGTGGAGCGGGGGCTCGCCGCGTGGGTGAACGTCGAAGGCTGGAAAGACCCTGCCCTCATGGCGGTAGGTGGGCCGGTGGAGTCGGCGCCATGGCATCGCGCGGCCATGGACCCCGGCCGCGCCACTGGTGCCGCCTTGCTGAGCCCGTTCGACCCCGTGTGTTGGTTCCGGCCGCGCCTGCTGCGTATGTTCGGCATGGAGTACACGATCGAGATCTACACGCCCGCGCACAAGCGCGTGTACGGCTACTACTGTCTGCCGTTCCTGCTGGGCGATCAGATGGTGGCGCGGGTCGACCTCAAGGCCGATCGCCACGCATCGGTGCTGCAGGTCAAAGCGGCCTGGCGCGAGCGGGGCACGGTACCCGGTGCGCGCCGGCGCCGCGATGACGAAGTCGCGACGGCTCTTGTGGCGGAACTGGAGACCATGCGCGGCTGGCTCGGACTGGAGGCGATTGCTGTGGAGTCGCAGGGGGATCTCGCTCCCGTGCTGACTCAGTCGCTCGCCCTGTGA